ATCCATTTATCAACACAATAGATGATGAGGTTGGACCCACGGCCACAGGCTCAATACGCCACCAATAAACagattcattttaatatttaagtggTAAGATATTGAAACCTTGAGGAGAAGAAAAAAGTGGGCAACTTGTTGGTTGTTTTTTCAGTTCTTAAATATAATATAGATTTTGGTTTTCCAAATGACTAAAACGGAATGGATAAAAAAACCTTTGATATTGTTAAACAATGTGTAGTGGGCGAAATGGTGTGCCTGTCTCTCACCTCCATCCTCTGCAAACACAATGTTCACTAACCATACCCTTCTATCAACGAAGGTTTTAGTAACAGTACAAATTCTTTccttctgtttctttctttttcttttcaaggaAAAAAATATTGTAAAGCATTACTGATTAGTTCGTAGGAGTTAAAAGAATTTGACAGTCTGCAGATAAATCGAGCCCATAAAAAGAAAGCTGCTAATGGTGGATGGATATAAAAAGTATTTCGGTTAGTGAGTGGGACGAAGAAGCCTCTCAACAACTTGAGTCATGGTGGGCCTTGCATCTCTGTCTTCCTGGACGCAATCAAGAGCCACTGCAACCAGTATCTCCATCTTCTTTTTGTCATAATTGCCTTCTAATGTGCGGTCTATTATTTCTTCCACCCAGGTTTCTTTCGACTCCGCTCCTTCCTTCTTTTCCTTCACCCACGTTATCAAATCCATCTCCCCTTTGCCACCCTCTATTAACTCTATCCCTTTCCTGGGGTTCTTTCCGCTCACCATTTCCAGCATAACAATGCCGTAGCTGTAAACATCGACTTTAGATGTAATGGGCCGATTGAAAACCCACTCAGGAGCCATGTAACCCCTGGTTCCCCGTATCTTTGGGAAGCTACGGTTGGAAAGCTTACTTCTATCTAGTAGCACCGACAGGCCAAAATCCGACACCTTTGGTCGGTACCCAGAGTCGAGCAGTATATTTTGGGGCTTTACATCACAATGCAATATCCATTCCAAGCATTCTTCGTGTAGGTAGGCTAGGCCTTTTGCACAGCCCAAAGCGATGTCATACCTCTTTTCCCAGTCAAGTTGATGGGAATCGAGCATTTCTGCTAAGGATCCATGCTCCATATACTCGTAAACTAAGAGCCTGTGCTTTTTCTCTGCGCAAAATCCCCACATTTCGATCAAGTTCATGTGGTTAAGCTTCCCGATGGTGTTCACTTCTGCTAGGAACTCAGCTTCTCCTTGATTTGCTTCATTCAATCGCTTCACTGCCACAACTCTACCATCACTTAGCACTCCTTTGTACACAATACCTGCCCCTCCTCTTCCTATTTCTTGACTGAAGTTTTTCGTTGCGTTTTTCAGCTCATCAAATGTCATTCTCTTGAATCCAGTTGCCGCCAGAAGGTATCCTTCTTTAGCTACATTCTCCTCTTGCTGAGCTCTACTTAACAACAGCCAAACCAAAAAAATGGAAACAATCTCGATTCCTCCCAATGCACAAGCAAACCACAGCATGAACTTCACTACCCCATTTTCTTGGCCTTCAACGTAGCTTCTTTCTAGATTAATAGTATAATTTTGCCGACACCCTAAACTGATGGTTTCCTTGGAAAGCTCTTCCTTCTTGAGGGAGACATATGATTTGGGCAGTTTTATATAAACGTCTCCATCGAAGTTAGGTGGTTGGTGCCCATTCCGCAGTAGCGCCTTCGGGAAACCTTCATAGACGCCATTCCCGTTGAATTTATATTGAAACCCTTTACAACCGACCCTTTGCAGGCATTCAGTTTCACACTCCTTTAAGGTTTTATTGTAGAAAACCTCATAATCATATCCGTAAAATTCAGCATTACGAAGATGAACAAATGTATATTCATGTCTAGCATTGAGGGAAACGTCGAATTCTGGTTCACAACCATAAGACCAATCAGTTTGATTCTTTGTCTTGTATCCTTGAACGCACGAGCATTTCCTCCCGGTACTGGGACCATATCTACAAAGACTATTTTCCCCACAAAGGCCATGAGCCCTGCATGGCTGGCTGATAGCTTGCCATGAAACAACCCACGTTTGTTTCCCTTCTTCTCTGCTGTACAATCGAAGATTTCCATCATAATCAATGGTCAACCTTCTCTGGATCCAATTTGCACCGTAATCAGCAGACAAAAAACTTAAATCATCGCTCGAAGTAAAATTGCCGAAGGAATCGATCATCGCATTCCTCCTACTGTTGTATGCTGACCGCCCAGCTTGCGAGCTTAAAAGCCACACATTAGGCCAATAAACGCTTGAAATCTCGGGACCATCAAAAAGGAGACGAAGAACATTATCATCGTCGAAAAAGAACTTATAGAAACCAGTGGAATAGTTGCCATTTCTTCTTGCAGATACAAGGGTCGTATGTCTGGTGAGTGGTTGTAGAGGAAGAAGGGTATCTGTAGGAGAATCAAAGCTCTGCCATAAAGTGATACCTTCGGAATTGCTCAAGACAAGATTACCATATTCATTGAGCTGCAACTGCACTGAAGGCAACGAAGAAGTGTCCGTGGCCCAAACGTTGAACTGACCAGCATCTGTGAGGATAAGATTTCCGGTTCGCAAAAGCAAGAGCTTCGAACGCTGGCCATTGACTGGGTGGTCACGGTTTGCCATCCAAACAACAGTGCAATGTTGAAGTACAAGGCAAGAGGGTTTACTGAACCATATAGCAAAAGCATAAGCGTAGTTGCCAACGGGATAAAAGCCAGCAGAGAAAGTGCTATTTGGTGATATTAAAACATCACCGGGATTCTCCACGGAAAGAGATGATCCTCCACTCAGTTTTTGATATGTTGAAGATGAGAATGGGAGGAACACTATCAAAGATAAAACAAGTAATGAAAAATACAGGAAATCCATGTGGAGCTTCTAAAGGTGAAGGTAGCGAGAGCAGGagatagtataatatatatatataggttttgAGGAGGAAGGCTGCATAAAAGCTTCAGTCAAAGTCTAGAGATGACGTTGAAAATGGAGAAACAATCAAAGTCCGTTATCCTATTCAGCCATTCTTGGTCATTATAAGGGTACCGAGGAAATGTTCTTAAATCTCATAACGCGTGCTGTTTTTTTGCAATCATTTACCGATAAAGAAACCAAATCAAATGCAGAAATTTAAACACAAACACGAACTCAAACATTGGCTTAAATTTAGCAAGTTAAATATAGAAgttgtaatttaaattattatttaatcataaGATTATtgcaatatttttataataaaattttattttatattttttttcttaattgaatCACTAATTCCAGCcatttgtatgaaaattaataaataaacaagcaCATAGTCATAAGTGACCTACTAAAAGGGGAATAGAATCACATATGTATTTTGGTTGTTTATATTTATTGATGGGTTTGGAGATATCTTATGCAGAATAGCGAAATAAGTTTATAAATGTGgagaaaatgagaaaagaaacTCTTGACatcattttttggatgaaaaacgaggtcgacttgggttttgaaaaatgaaacgaacgggagtcgtcaccaatccttttttatgaggtgtgattggatcaactcgaaaagtggttgtttttaataaacggtttgattttattaaaacaacgattttggtccacgaaactcagaaaacgggttcgggagtcggttacatacgaggaaggattagcaccctcgtaacgcccaaaattggtacctagttgattagttaatgtcttgatgtcgagaATTGATAACTTGGAAGAATTAAAAATAAGATCgttatattaaaatgaaaatttttgggaaaagtagcatattttacgttaatcgagaaaaaaatcatatccagtaagttaggacacaatgtctcgaattctcgaAACGCgaataaaaaatacttatttgaaaaatatttaactatcttggattaaaaaaaagatcacgaccagtaagttaggacacgatctttttttaattcccgacatcgtttaaaacttgagtttaaaaaaattcgtgtgataaagtttaaaagaatattcaattgtttaaatcaaatgaagaaatcgcaacccaatacgttagggcacaatttctcaaaatattaaacattgaatattgcatttatttcgaaaaaaacctcatctcgagaaaacaacgtgtcacatccaacgcgttaggacacaacgtattgaattctcaataacgagctttttatcatttttaaaagagtaatctcgattatttaaattcaatgaagaaaatcggaacccaatacgttagggctcgattctctcgaagatccaaaTGCCGAGTAttactcatatttttaaaatttcttcttttttttttgaaatctagATAAAAATAGGTGTAATGGAATAACAATAATGATGATGTAATTTGTACAAGCCCAATAATGCCTTGGCCCAAACCCAATAAACTaaacctaagcccaatacagacCCCAGCCcaaaaacgttaaaatttcaGAAAACCCTAGGCAGTAGCAACAAGTAGCAGCTGCATTCTCCAGTCACCGCAAGTTTCGGCCTCCACGCGTGGCGTTTCTCCGCAAACACCGCTCCTTAAGCACGTACCTGCAACAAGTGAAAGAGAAGAGCAAAAAAATCGGGCCAACAAACAACCGAATAGATTTGTTTGGATTTATTTTCTTTCccattttcggctataaaagagccgattaaaatttgtaaaagaggGGGGAGAAAAGATTGTATTGGCAAAAATACTgaatcaaaaggaaaaagaatttttGAAGGTATTTTCGgggatttgtttttattttttttcatttttgttctttattttaaaaccaaacgaaaagaaaagaaaaagagagactTACCGGCGTTGAGTAATCGGAGGACCTTCACTCTGTCGTCATCGGAGTTGGAGGCTCCATCTCCAGAGGCGGCGATGGTGGCCGAAAGTTAGAACCCTAGCAGAGGAGGCTAGGGTTTCatgaggtttttttttaaaagcatagcaggaaatgatattttttttaaagatgttgcttttataatttaattgaaacggcatcgttttgggggaaaagatccgcgtgttgacccgacccgacccggaggatccgcgtgttgggCTTTAAGGGGTAAATTGCGCATTAAGGCCCTCTTGTTTGTGGAACGTCACGATCAAGCCCGATTTGCTTCTTTTTAAATTGAGCcgtaatttttatttgtttttcaatttagcccatttcTGTGCAGCATTTTGGAAGGAGGGAATAATTTCCCTTTTGATCCTCCACACTTGCGCGCGCATTTAATGTGGTCCTGTTTTCAGATTTATTTCGaatttagctttttttttctttttttagttcaatttaaccctttttttattttattcatttttttaaaattatgttatacTATGActttattactattatcattattattttattattattattactgtacATATATAcgcatgttttaaataatatacatacatacttttttatattttatatttttacttttctaatatttatacattttatattttatatatatgcagATATATTATATAACATATACACTTTTCACACTTTATAATTCAAGATACCCATACATTTTTCGTATATTTATGTAC
The genomic region above belongs to Gossypium hirsutum isolate 1008001.06 chromosome D05, Gossypium_hirsutum_v2.1, whole genome shotgun sequence and contains:
- the LOC107905610 gene encoding putative receptor protein kinase ZmPK1, producing MDFLYFSLLVLSLIVFLPFSSSTYQKLSGGSSLSVENPGDVLISPNSTFSAGFYPVGNYAYAFAIWFSKPSCLVLQHCTVVWMANRDHPVNGQRSKLLLLRTGNLILTDAGQFNVWATDTSSLPSVQLQLNEYGNLVLSNSEGITLWQSFDSPTDTLLPLQPLTRHTTLVSARRNGNYSTGFYKFFFDDDNVLRLLFDGPEISSVYWPNVWLLSSQAGRSAYNSRRNAMIDSFGNFTSSDDLSFLSADYGANWIQRRLTIDYDGNLRLYSREEGKQTWVVSWQAISQPCRAHGLCGENSLCRYGPSTGRKCSCVQGYKTKNQTDWSYGCEPEFDVSLNARHEYTFVHLRNAEFYGYDYEVFYNKTLKECETECLQRVGCKGFQYKFNGNGVYEGFPKALLRNGHQPPNFDGDVYIKLPKSYVSLKKEELSKETISLGCRQNYTINLERSYVEGQENGVVKFMLWFACALGGIEIVSIFLVWLLLSRAQQEENVAKEGYLLAATGFKRMTFDELKNATKNFSQEIGRGGAGIVYKGVLSDGRVVAVKRLNEANQGEAEFLAEVNTIGKLNHMNLIEMWGFCAEKKHRLLVYEYMEHGSLAEMLDSHQLDWEKRYDIALGCAKGLAYLHEECLEWILHCDVKPQNILLDSGYRPKVSDFGLSVLLDRSKLSNRSFPKIRGTRGYMAPEWVFNRPITSKVDVYSYGIVMLEMVSGKNPRKGIELIEGGKGEMDLITWVKEKKEGAESKETWVEEIIDRTLEGNYDKKKMEILVAVALDCVQEDRDARPTMTQVVERLLRPTH